A single region of the Salmo salar chromosome ssa16, Ssal_v3.1, whole genome shotgun sequence genome encodes:
- the LOC106574644 gene encoding serine/threonine/tyrosine-interacting-like protein 2, whose amino-acid sequence MASPSEGDQTVPDGESEEEATKVKSIQSQYLRCPSPSSFSVISESRFSMISGSDAESIYMEPIHLSSAIAAKQIINEEFPQRGIRAESTPDSMLETAEQLMVEDLYNRVKDMIDDRSPYNTPCVMDIQRAMVQDRLEAPNNPVDEVWNNIFIAEKSVAVNKARLKRMGITHILNAAHGTGVYTGEAFYAGMNIGYMGIEVDDFAESDISPHFRTCAEFLDEALLTHKGKVLVSSMMGESRSAVLVAAYLMIFQHMTIMEALTTLRKKRPINPNEGFLKQLRQLNETLLEERDDDDDDTLSQCSVIDAHTRAHLFDDEESMMGVKAHSIMMEEEEDSQSMMSSVASSAAAAALRDGVFGGQRMGLERAETTEGLALPGKDPGDGGEDAENGDEDGMSMIREWQRRNEKYQSEEWWEQQLMSEAGDEESLLGGMRGPGAPEDLESVTSEDVLAMKERLKRRPRRSPSETVSTASCSSYSDLWKQRLKEIEEQAAARYRKKDDDNKSESTAMEGTENKKQTIEDDVESVLSDSSSMYNFCKRNKENLTPLERWRVKRIQFGWNKNDEGRDGEKKAGGVWGSGEQGEGDAEARTPALEDVNLTAYQTWKMKQAKRLGEDNKATKDDIVEMSRGDDSATAKRRQRREELLERSRKTLEESQSMCGWETESSMSGSTLPLSAFFAQPGGSQAGSVANDDNMSMLSGRSSVSQARSTRSQAPIGSGIPQGIPQVPMIPVPTMQGPGGEPMVDLSSIQNWIANVVSETLIQKEREMSLPPSQAGSVLSFGGASSVVGPARHSLDDDKASMLSGASYSSSLAHHGVSAGRAESVLSGRSAASSTSNLSSVSGLGSRRSKITTTSVPLYSLFADQVNLQKLDSMDKQMQSEMRNKMACYGVKKIAEDNKRSTLYKKKKPKDEGVEEEEKEDDYLTGKIKTSLPPVPEKKKAPTRSYGLSGCLNLSTALEKEKNTSVDEWLTNVMPPSRKPASYSAEDETDPGPSASVYNSGGRRDSSEEEVEEEEYEVASRYRSRFQADTESHVLGKFSSNGVDSSSYRARRSYATTEEEEEEEESYTSKRKFTQHSQYESGGEMEGRIERKEEKEEEEDVDRFLSQLRQRSRARAEAEMQDDDIVAAWRAQQESKSNGYRSSES is encoded by the exons AGTTCCCACAACGGGGTATCAGGGCAGAGAGTACCCCAGACAGCATGTTGGAGACAGCGGAACAGCTGATGGTGGAGGACCTGTACAACCGGGTGAAGGACATGATCGATGACCGCAGCCCCTACAACACCCCCTGTGTGATGGACATCCAGCGGGCCATGGTACAGGACCGCCTGGAGGCCCCCAACAACCCCGTGGACGAGGTGTGGAACAACATATTCATCGCTGAGAA ATCCGTGGCTGTCAATAAAGCTCGTCTGAAGCGCATGGGCATCACCCACATCCTGAACGCTGCCCACGGTACCGGGGTCTACACCGGGGAGGCATTCTATGCTGGCATGAACATCGGCTACATGGGTATCGAGGTAGATGACTTTGCAGAGTCTGACATCTCCCCTCACTTCAGAACCTGCGCTGAGTTCCTGGATGAGGCCCTGTTGACACACAAGG GTAAGGTCCTGGTGTCTTCTATGATGGGCGAGAGTCGCTCCGCGGTGCTGGTGGCCGCCTACCTCATGATTTTCCAACACATGACCATCATGGAGGCACTGACCACTCTGAGGAAGAAGCGACCCATCAACCCCAATGAGGGCTTCCTAAAGCAGCTGCGTCAGCTCAACGAGACGCTACTAGAGGAGCgtgatgacgatgatgacgaCACCCTCAGCCAGTGCTCCGTCATCGACGCCCACACTCGCGCCCACCTGTTTGACGACGAAGAGAGCATGATGGGCGTGAAGGCCCACTCCAtcatgatggaggaggaggaggacagccaAAGCATGATGAGTAGCGTGGCCTCGTCTGCCGCAGCCGCCGCCCTCAGGGATGGGGTTTTTGGAGGGCAGCGGATGGGCCTGGAACGGGCAGAGACGACAGAGGGCCTGGCCCTGCCTGGAAAAGACCCTGGCGACGGTGGAGAGGATGCAGAGAATGGGGATGAAGATGGCATGAGCATGATCCGCGAGTGGCAGAGGAGGAACGAGAAGTACCAGAGCGAGGAGTGGTGGGAGCAACAGCTGATGAGCGAGGCTGGGGACGAGGAGTCTCTCCTGGGGGGCATGCGGGGTCCTGGAGCACCAGAAGACCTGGAGAGCGTGACCAGCGAGGACGTCCTGGCCATGAAAGAGCGCCTGAAGCGGCGCCCGCGGCGCTCCCCCTCAGAGACAGTGTCCACGGCCAGTTGCAGCAGCTACTCTGACCTGTGGAAGCAGCGTCTGAAGGAGATCGAGGAGCAGGCGGCGGCGCGCTACCGCAAGAAGGACGACGACAACAAGAGTGAGAGCACGGCGATGGAGGGGACAGAAAATAAGAAGCAGACAATCGAGGACGACGTGGAGAGTGTGCTCTCGGACAGCAGCTCCATGTACAACTTCTGCAAGAGGAACAAGGAGAACCTAACTCCCCTGGAGCGCTGGAGGGTGAAGAGGATCCAGTTTGGCTGGAATAAGAACgatgaagggagggatggggagaaaaaAGCCGGGGGTGTATGGGGCAGTGGGGAGCAGGGAGAGGGCGATGCTGAGGCCCGCACTCCGGCACTGGAGGACGTCAACCTCACAGCCTACCAGACCTGGAAGATGAAACAGGCAAAGCGGCTTGGAGAGGACAACAAGGCAACAAAAGATGACATTGTGGAGATGAGCCGCGGCGATGACTCGGCCACAGCCAAGAGGAGACAGAGGCGGGAGGAGCTCCTGGAGCGCTCGCGGAAGACGCTGGAGGAGAGTCAGTCCATGTGCGGCTGGGAGACGGAGAGCTCCATGAGCGGAAGCACCCTGCCGCTCTCTGCCTTCTTCGCCCAGCCTGGTGGCTCACAAGCCGGAAGTGTTGCCAATGATGACAACATGTCCATGCTGAGTGGCAGGTCTTCTGTATCCCAAGCCCGCAGCACCAGATCTCAGGCCCCCATAGGCTCAGGAATTCCGCAGGGCATTCCCCAAGTCCCCATGATCCCTGTGCCCACAATGCAGGGACCTGGTGGGGAGCCCATGGTCGACCTGTCCAGCATTCAGAACTGGATCGCCAATGTGGTGTCCGAGACCCTCATCCAGAAGGAGCGTGAAATGAGCCTCCCCCCGTCCCAGGCTGGATCTGTGCTAAGTTTCGGTGGGGCATCGAGTGTGGTAGGGCCAGCAAGACATAGCTTGGACGATGACAAGGCTTCTATGCTGAGTGGAGCGTCCTATTCGAGCTCGCTGGCTCATCACGGTGTCAGTGCTGGCAGGGCCGAGTCTGTGCTCTCCGGTAGAAGTGCTGCTTCTTCTACCAGTAATCTCTCCAGCGTCTCCGGTCTGGGCTCCCGCAGGAGCAAAATCACCACAACCAGCGTGCCCCTCTACAGCCTTTTTGCGGACCAGGTCAATCTACAGAAGCTGGACTCCATGGACAAGCAGATGCAGTCGGAGATGAGGAACAAGATGGCCTGCTACGGGGTGAAGAAGATTGCCGAAGATAACAAGCGCAGCACACTCTACAAGAAGAAGAAGCCCAAGGACGAGGgcgtagaggaggaagagaaggaggatgaCTATTTAACGGGAAAGATAAAGACGTCTCTCCCACCTGTACCAGAGAAAAAGAAAGCACCTACGCGAAGCTATGGCCTTTCGGGCTGCCTAAATCTCTCCACCGCTCTGGAGAAAGAAAAGAACACCAGTGTTGATGAATGGCTAACCAACGTCATGCCTCCTTCGAGGAAACCAGCATCCTATAGTGCAGAAGACGAGACTGATCCAGGGCCATCTGCCTCCGTGTATAACTCCGGAGGCCGGAGGGACTCGTCTGAGGAGGAAGTAGAAGAGGAGGAGTATGAAGTCGCATCCAGATATCGCTCCAGATTCCAGGCAGACACAGAGTCACATGTACTTGGCAAATTCTCTTCCAACGGCGTGGATTCCAGCAGCTACAGGGCTAGAAGATCCTACGCAAccactgaggaagaggaggaagaagaggaaagtTATACATCGAAGAGGAAGTTTACTCAACACTCACAATATGAgagtggaggggagatggaggggaggatagaaaggaaggaagaaaaggaggaggaagaagatgtCGACAGATTCCTCAGCCAGCTTAGGCAGAGGTCTCGGGCTCGGGCTGAGGCAGAAATGCAGGACGATGACATCGTAGCAGCTTGGAGGGCACAACAAGAATCAAAGTCAAATGGTTACAGAAGCAGTGAATCTTAA